One genomic window of Arachis hypogaea cultivar Tifrunner chromosome 8, arahy.Tifrunner.gnm2.J5K5, whole genome shotgun sequence includes the following:
- the LOC140174887 gene encoding uncharacterized protein, whose translation MEVHNGSNVDEVQQFVDARWIAAPEACWRIFKFNLYRMYPSVKRLQIHLPNQHQVSFYDHQTIPEILNDDYFSRTMLTEFFALNCEEDQQSRHLLYRKIPEYYTWHNKEKEWRRRKTQRRSIGRIYTVSPSEGEKFYLHILLSNVRGPISWDDLLTVNGVQYSSFKQYAQHRGLLESDSSVRACLVEAFVLRLSCALRRLFATIVIFCESTDVRTLWDEFFSYMVDDYPSTSTTTALVFTNRLLRDINDILLQHEKQITQYDFPALTHENDNENSIPRVIQEELSIEVPREDLCSIERLNNDQSKAFKCIMNTIDRRESGVFFVDGPGGAGKTFIYRVIIAKLRNKGHIVLVTTSSRIAATLLPRGRTAYFRFKIPVNTESSSICNISKQSDLAKLIRQTMVIIWDEAPMTNKKSVQSLDHTLREILANDMPFGGKVMVMGGDFCQVLPVVPKGSKSQMISASIVKSHLWASTKILHLRQNMRSSNDHVFAEYLIRIGDGIEPIIIYEDFVWIQANIAISWEGETLLHKLIEEIFPNLQSHGWDASYMFPGEEQNLVSFDEVEGDANNLYQQEYLNSVSIGGLPPHMLKVKKGAPLMLLRNIDPKAGLCNENLISKEIINMCQEIKTKNLNICFTQQVHSLQIYSNSWGGTVKTDNTQFWKMIRKGNTAPTTYKFFKAQEFIDKEMYEELLKIFTRNMKDSSNTDLYFGLLLKKRSLNKKNMTFEYSSSFISEVSTAAVLRRADIYLTQSKERRVNIEHVELCLEVGHSHKNKSHVMTGL comes from the exons ATGGAAGTTCACAACGGGTCTAATGTTGACGAGGTCCAACAGTTTGTTGATGCAAGATGGATTGCTGCTCCAGAGGCATGTTggagaatatttaaatttaaccTTTACCGAATGTATCCATCAGTGAAAAGGTTACAAATTCATTTGCCAAATCAACATCAAGTGAGCTTCTATGATCACCAAACCATTCCTGAAATACTTAATGATGATTATTTCTCTAGAACAATGCTCACTGAGTTCTTTGCCCTAAATTGTGAGGAGGACCAACAATCTAGGCATCTTCTGTACAGAAAAATTCCAGAGTATTACACTTGGCACAATAAGGAAAAGGAATGGCGTCGACGCAAGACACAGAGGAGATCCATCGGTCGAATTTATACTGTATCACCTTCAGAAGGAGAAAAATTCTATTTGCATATTCTGTTATCTAATGTCAGAGGACCAATCAGTTGGGACGACTTGCTAACAGTTAATGGGGTCCAATATTCGTCCTTCAAGCAATATGCTCAACACCGAGGATTGTTAGAGAGTGACAGTAGCGTCCGTGCGTGTTTGGTTGAGGCTTTTGTTTTACGATTGTCATGTGCTTTACGAAGATTGTTTGCAACCATCGTAATATTTTGTGAGTCTACAGATGTAAGAACCTTATGGGatgaatttttttcatatatgGTGGATGATTATCCGTCAACCAGCACTACAACAGCCTTAGTGTTCACAAATCGGCTACTCAGGGATATAAATGATATACTCCTTCAGCATGAAAAACAGATTACACAATACGATTTTCCAGCTCTAACTCATGAAAATGACAATGAAAACTCGATACCCAGAGTTATCCAAGAAGAACTGTCGATTGAAGTACCTCGGGAAGACCTGTGTTCCATAGAAAGATTGAACAATGACCAATCTAAAGCTTTCAAGTGCATTATGAATACAATTGATCGAAGAGAAAGTGGAGTCTTCTTTGTTGATGGGCCAGGAGGAGCAGGAAAAACATTTATTTACAGAGTTATAATTGCAAAATTGAGAAATAAGGGTCATATTGTCTTGGTAACTACATCATCAAGAATAGCTGCAACATTATTGCCTAGGGGTCGAACAGCTTATTTTAGGTTTAAGATCCCAGTTAATACAGAATCATCATCCATTTGCAACATAAGCAAACAATCAGATCTTGCAAAGCTGATTAGACAAACAATGGTAATCATCTGGGATGAAGCACCAATGACAAATAAAAAATCAGTGCAATCATTAGATCACACTCTGAGAGAGATATTAGCAAACGATATGCCATTTGGAGGAAAAGTGATGGTAATGGGAGGAGATTTTTGCCAAGTACTGCCTGTCGTACCGAAAGGTAGTAAGTCACAAATGATTTCAGCTTCTATAGTTAAGTCTCATTTATGGGCTTCTACTAAAATTCTCCATTTGCGACAAAATATGCGATCTTCTAATGATCATGTTTTTGCTGAGTATCTTATACGCATTGGTGATGGAATTGAGCCCATCATCATATATGAAGACTTTGTATGGatacaagcaaatatagcaatttCGTGGGAGGGTGAAACATTGTTACACAAGTTAATAGAAGAAATATTTCCAAACTTACAATCTCATGGGTGGGACGCTTCTTACATG TTTCCaggagaagaacaaaatttagtcTCCTTTGATGAGGTAGAAGGAGATGCTAATAATTTATATCAACAAGAATACCTTAACTCGGTTTCTATAGGCGGGTTGCCACCTCATATGTTGAAGGTGAAAAAAGGGGCACCTTTGATGTTATTGAGAAACATAGATCCTAAGGCCGGCTTATGCAATG aaaatttgatttcaaaggagATCATCAATATGTGTCAGGAGATAAAGACAAAGAACTTGAACATCTGTTTTACGCAACAG GTTCATTCCCTTCAAATTTATTCTAATAGTTGGGGAGGAACGGTTAAAACAGACAATACCCAATTCTGGAAGATGATAAGAAAAGGAAATACTGCTCCAACAACATACAAG TTCTTCAAGGCTCAAGAATTTATTGATAAGGAGATGTATGAGGAATTGCTAAAGATTTTTACTCG GAACATGAAAGATTCTTCAAATACAGATCTATACTTTGGCTTACTACTTAAAAAAAGGTccctaaacaaaaaaaatatgactTTTGAATATAGCTCATCATTT ATAAGTGAG gtatcCACCGCCGCCGTTCTTAGAAGAGCCGACATATATCTCACCCAATCCAAAGAGAGACGAGTTAACATTGAGCACGTTGAACTATGCCTTGAAGTTGGCCACTCACACAAGAACAAAAGTCATGTCATGACTGGTCTATGA
- the LOC112708275 gene encoding uncharacterized protein, translated as MRPCFLQLYIYDTDHELQNRMLENTQLHETLIFKLQKLLHRYNPFLHMFRQLAQRSDVAAIIVGDDVETIIHGRDIKIRPNDHSTVLQAGSLLQQYVVDNYVKIEGAELYQGLQYALHTGETNAENVGRKRTKLPSSFIGSRRDMTQRYEDGMEIVLKKGKPDIFLTMTCNPSWTEITSKLNHVQTPQYRPDLTTRIFRAKFKQLKEDVITKGVLGKVKSYIYVTKFQKRGLPHVHMLLILENNDKLIDPEHYDSLVRAEIPSKEVEPHLHDAVLKHMIHGPCRTLDQSSPCMKKGQCKCNYPKEFAAETRRGDDSYPQYKRRFDTPVPINQNVTVDNRWVVSYNPWLLLKYDCHINVEICSSIKSIK; from the exons ATGCGACCATGTTTTTTGCAACTGTACATATATGATACTGATCACGAGTTGCAGAATAGGATGCTGGAGAACACACAACTACATGAAACATTGATTTTCAAGTTACAAAAATTGCTACACCGGTATAATCCTTTTCTCCATATGTTTCGCCAGCTTGCACAGCGGTCAGAT GTAGCAGCTATAATTGTTGGTGATGACGTTGAAACAATAATTCATGGGCGAGATATTAAG ATCCGTCCCAATGATCATTCCACCGTATTGCAAGCAGGGTCACTACTACAACAATATGTTGTTGATAACTATGTGAAAATTGAAGGGGCTGAGTTATACCAAGGCTTACAATATGCCTTGCACACAGGAGAAACGAATGCAG AAAacgttggaagaaaaagaacaaaattaCCATCGTCGTTCATTGGTAGCCGTCGCGACATGACCCAACGATATGAAGATGGAATGGAAATTGTTCTTAAAAAGGGCAAACCAGATATTTTTCTCACAATGACATGCAATCCATCTTGGACTGAAATAACTTCAAAACTCAACCATGTTCAAACTCCACAATATCGTCCAGATCTAACAACAAGAATTTTTCGAGCCAAATTTAAACAGCTGAAAGAGGATGTAATTACTAAGGGTGTCTTGGGAAAGGTGAAGAGCTATATTTATGTCACTAAGTTTCAAAAAAGAGGGTTGCCACATGTACATATGTTGCTAATCTTAGAAAATAATGACAAGTTAATTGATCCGGAGCATTATGATAGTTTGGTACGTGCAGAGATACCATCTAAAGAAGTAGAACCACACCTACATGATGCAGTGCTAAAACATATGATTCATGGTCCTTGCAGAACACTTGATCAATCTTCACCTTGCATGAAAAAAGGCCAATGTAAATGCAACTACCCAAAAGAGTTCGCAGCAGAAACACGAAGAGGTGACGACTCATATCCGCAATATAAGCGACGATTCGACACACCAGTACCAATTAACCAAAATGTCACAGTTGACAATAGATGGGTAGTTTCGTACAACCCTTGGCTACTACTAAAGTATGACTGCCATATTAATGTTGAGATATGTAGTAGCATCAAGAGTATAAAGTAA